In one Solanum dulcamara chromosome 1, daSolDulc1.2, whole genome shotgun sequence genomic region, the following are encoded:
- the LOC129895003 gene encoding uncharacterized protein LOC129895003 — protein sequence MKKNFFKVSNSSSIAYNQPNREENANHLEVSSLSSQEFDLSSLKADPDERTQILEFHPNHRDAIRRAYLQKKPCQPLLREFSQIEIYGDMRRFNRQWFEEFPDWLEYSKQSNQDKHGYRIHLAASVDVVRLLVKQDLAFRVKNAPQNDQMTYPKIQKEIVITCKNETIKGIIKELNGDYFSLLVDESFDVSHKEQMAVVLQYVDRRGFVIERLLDIVHVKNTSVLSLKDVIVNLLSQHSLSLSYVRGQCYDGASNMQGDINGLKMLIKKETRLAYSIHYFAHQLQLTLVGVSKKCLQVRELVHLVSDIFNVLAASYKRMDEYRES from the exons ATGAAGAAGAACTTTTTCAAagtatcaaattcaagttctatcGCTTATAATCAACCTAATCGGGAAGAAAATGCTAATCATTTAGAAGTATCATCACTTTCTTCTCAAGAATTTGATTTAAGTTCTTTAAAGGCTGATCCAGATGAAAGAACTCAAATCTTGGAATTTCATCCAAATCATCGTGACGCTATTAGAAGAGCTTATCTTCAGAAAAAACCTTGTCAACCTCTATTaagagagttttcccaaatagAGATTTATGGAGATATGCGACGTTTTAATCGTCAATGGTTTGAAGAATTTCCTGATTGGTTAGAGTATAGT AAACAATCTAATCAAGATAAGCATGGGTATCGAATCCACTTAGCAGCTTCGGTTGATGTAGTAAGACTTCTTGTGAAACAAGATTTGGCATTTCGAG TGAAAAATGCTCCTCAAAATGATCAAATGACTTATCCAAAGATTCAAAAAGAAATTGTGATTACTTGCAAGAATGAAACAATTAAGGGTATCATAAAGGAACTAAATGGTGACTATTTTTCCTTATTGGTTGATGAATCTTTTGATGTTTCACACAAGGAGCAAATGGCGGTTGTTTTACAATATGTTGATAGAAGAGGATTTGTGATAGAGAGACTTCTTGACATTGTTCATGTTAAAAATACTAGTGTTTTATCTCTAAAAGATGTAATTGTCAATTTACTTTCTCAACATTCCTTGAGTCTATCTTACGTGCGTGGACAATGCTATGATGGAGCAAGTAATATGCAAGGTGATATCAATGGCCTTAAGATGTTGATTAAGAAAGAAACTAGATTGGCTTATTCCATTCATTATTTTGCTCATCAACTTCAATTAACTCTTGTTGGTGTTTCTAAAAAATGTCTTCAAGTTAGAGAACTTGTACACTTGGTTTCAGATATTTTTAATGTGTTGGCGGCTTCTTATAAACGTATGGATGAATATCGAGAatcttaa